The following are encoded together in the Adhaeribacter arboris genome:
- a CDS encoding aldo/keto reductase, translating into MQKVKLNNGVEMPVLGFGVFQVTNLAECEQSVLDALNTGYRLIDTAASYMNEEAVGKAIKRSGVPREDLFITTKLWIQSNGYAGTKKAFESSLQKLQLDYLDLYLIHQPYGDVYGEWRAMQDLYQEGRIRAIGVSNFHPDRLMDLIIHNEIVPAVNQIETHPFHQQIETQKFLQKNQVQIESWGPFAEGKNNLFQNELLLSIGEKHHKSIAQVVLRWLTQRGVVAIPKSVRKERIEENFNLFDFELSGEDMEAIQALNTNTSSFFDHRNPAMVKWLGERKLEV; encoded by the coding sequence ATGCAAAAGGTTAAATTAAATAACGGAGTAGAAATGCCCGTCCTGGGTTTTGGCGTGTTTCAGGTAACAAATTTGGCGGAATGTGAGCAAAGCGTTTTAGATGCCCTAAACACCGGTTATCGTTTAATTGATACGGCCGCTTCCTACATGAATGAGGAGGCCGTGGGTAAAGCCATTAAGCGCAGCGGGGTGCCCCGAGAAGATTTGTTTATTACTACCAAACTTTGGATACAATCCAATGGCTATGCGGGTACCAAAAAAGCTTTCGAATCCTCCCTTCAGAAGCTGCAACTGGATTACCTGGACTTGTATTTGATTCATCAGCCCTACGGCGATGTCTACGGCGAATGGCGGGCCATGCAGGACTTGTACCAAGAAGGCAGAATCAGAGCTATCGGCGTCAGTAACTTTCATCCGGACCGGCTGATGGACTTGATTATTCACAACGAAATTGTTCCCGCCGTTAACCAAATAGAAACTCATCCTTTCCACCAGCAAATCGAAACGCAAAAATTTTTACAGAAAAACCAGGTACAGATTGAGTCTTGGGGGCCGTTTGCGGAAGGCAAAAACAACCTTTTCCAGAATGAGCTGCTGCTTTCCATTGGTGAAAAACACCATAAATCTATTGCGCAGGTAGTTCTTCGCTGGCTCACCCAAAGAGGGGTAGTGGCTATTCCTAAATCCGTGCGCAAGGAACGAATAGAAGAAAACTTCAACCTTTTCGATTTTGAACTAAGTGGCGAAGACATGGAAGCCATCCAGGCATTAAATACCAATACGAGTAGCTTCTTCGATCACCGGAACCCGGCGATGGTAAAATGGTTAGGAGAAAGAAAACTGGAGGTTTAA